The sequence GCTGCCCTAGCCGGGGCGGGGGGCGCCCGGCGCCCCTCGGAGGGAACCCGCAATGACGCGCGCCACCACGGTGCGGGCGGTTCTGGCTGCGGCCGTACTGCTCGTCTCCGTGCTCATCACGCTGACCATGTCCCCCAGACTCGGCCTCGATCTCCAGGGCGGCACCCGCATGGTGCTCCAGGCCGAGGACTCCGACACCGCGAAGGCCGACCGCGAGAGCACCGACCGCACCCTGGAGGTGCTGCGCCGGCGCATCGACTCGCTCGGGGTGACGGAACCGGTCCTCACCCGGTCCGGCGAGGACCGGATCATCGTCGAACTCCCGGACGTCCAGGACCCCCGCAAGGCCGCCGAGGTCATCGGCAAGACCGCCCAGCTGACCTTCCACGCGGTCCAGGGCCCGGGTGAGGCAGACAAGGACGGCAAGGGGCTGACCCTGCCCGACGAGCAGGGCCGCCAACTGGCCCTCGGCCCCGCCGCGCTGTCCGGCGCCGGGGTCAAGGAGGCGTCCGCGTCGTTCGACGCCCAGCAGGGCGCGGGCTGGACCGTCTCGCTCGACTTCCACAAGGACGCCGGCCGGGACTGGACCCGGCTGACCGGCGAGGCTGCCTGCCACCCGGTCCAGGACGAGCGGCGCCGCGTCGCCATCGTGCTCGACAACAAGGTGATCTCCTCGCCGCAGGTCTCGCCGACCGTCTCCTGCGGTGCGGGCCTGCCCTCGGGCTCCACACAGATCACCGGTTCGTTCAGCGCGGACGAGGCCCGTGAACTCGCCCTCCTGATCGAGGGCGGCGCCCTGCCCGTGCCCGTCGAGATCGTCGAGCAGCGGACGGTGGGGCCGACGCTCGGTGCCGCCGCGATCGACGCCAGCGCGCGGGCCGCCCTGATCGGCGCGGCGGCCACCGCCCTGTTCATCACCATCGTCTACCGCCTGTTCGGCGCGCTCGCCGCCGTCGCGCTCGGCGCCTACGGCGTCATCTCGTACGCGGCCCTCGTCGGCCTCGGCGTGACACTCACCCTGCCGGGGCTCGCCGGATTCGTCCTGGCCATCGGCATGGCCGTCGACGCGAACGTGCTGGTCTTCGAACGGGCCAGGGAGGAGTACGCGGGGCGCCCCGGCAAGAGCCTGCGGTCCTCGCTCACCGCGGGGTTCAAGGGTGCCTGGACCGCCGTCGCGGACTCCAACGTGACGACGCTCATCGCGGCCGGGCTGCTCTTCTTCCTCGGCTCCGGACCGGTCAAGGGCTTCGGTGTCACGCTCGCCATCGGTGTCCTGGCGTCGATGTTCTCCGCGCTCGTCATCGCCCGCGCCCTCACCGAGATCGCGGCCCGCTCCCGGTTCGTCGCCGACTACCGGGGCGTCAACGGCATCGCGATCCCGGGCCGGGTGCGGACCTGGCTCACCCGGCGCGAGCCGCAGGTGATGCGTTTCCCGCGCCGCTGGCTGACGGTCTCCGCCGTTCTGATCGCGGTGGCCGTCGCGGGCATCGTGGTGCGCGGGGTGAACTTCGGCGTCGAGTTCACCGGCGGACGTCTCGTCGAGTACTCCACCAGCCGCCCCGTGGACGTCGAGACCGCCCGCACGGCGCTGGCGGGCGCCGGGTTCGGCGACGCGGAGGTGACCACGGCCGGTGCGGGCGACATCTCCGTACGCACCGGGGAACTCGACAACGACGACGAACACGCCCTGCGGGCCGCGCTGGCCGCCGAGGGCGGCGAGACCACCAAGGTCCGCGACGAGCTGATCGGCCCCAGCCTCGGCGACGAGCTGCGGCGCAACGCCCTGATCGCCCTGGCCATCGCCGTACTCGTCCAGCTGGGCTATCTGGCGATCCGGTTCCGCTGGACGTTCGCCGTCGCCTCGGTCGGGGCGCTGGTGCACGACGTGATCATTCTGATCGGGGCGTTCGCCTGGCTGGGACGCACCGTCGACGGCATCTTCCTGGCGGCGCTGCTCACCGTCATCGGGTACTCCGTCAACGACTCGGTCGTGGTCTTCGACCGGGTGCGCGAGCTGTGGGCGAAGGCCCGCAGGAAACCCCTCGCGGAGGTGGCGAACCGGGCCGTCCTGCAGACCGTGCCCCGGACGGTGAACACCGGGATGGGCGCCCTGTTCATCCTCACCGCCCTCGCCGTGCTCGGCGGTGACTCGCTGGAGGACTTCGCGCTGGCCCTGCTGATCGGCATCGTCGTCGGTACGTACTCCTCGGTGATGATCGCCGTACCGGCCGCGCTGCTGCTGGAGCGCACCAGCAAGGTCCCGCCTCCCGCCCGCACCCGGGCCCCGCGCGCCGGGCGGGGCGCCGGACGCCGCGACCCGCACGACAACGGCGCACGGGTGTGACGCGCGGGGCCCGTGTCTCCCGTACCGGGGGCACGGGCCCCGCACGCCGTCAGGGCATCAGTGAGCGCAGATACGCGGCGGTGTCCGGATCGGCCGGCAGCAGCGTCTCGATGGCCAGCTCCGCCACCGTCACGTCCATCGGCGTGTTGAACGTGGCGATCGAGGCGACGAACGACAGCACCCTCCCGTCGTGCTCGATGACCAGCGGCAGCGCGAACGGTACGGAGGCCGAGGGCGGCTGTCCGTCCCGCTCCCCGTCCGGGGCCGCCGGCAGCGGGTAGCCCGCCACCTCCTCGTACAGCGCGCGCAGCTCCGCCGAACGGACCAGTGCGATCTGGCGCTCCATCTGTGCGAGGAGGTCCGCCCGCCACGCGCGCAGGTTCCGGATGCGCGGGGCCAGGCCCTCCGGATGCAGGGTGAGGCGCATCGCGTTCAGCGGCGGGGCGAGCAGGTGGTCCGGCACGCCCTCCAGCAGCCGGGTCATCCCCTGATTGGCCGCCACCACCGTGTACGTCCCGTCCACGACGAACGCCGGATACGGTTCGTAGCCCCGCAGCAGCCGGTCGAGGCCGTCGCGCAGCGCCCCCATCGCCGGGTCGTCGAGCGCGGTCTCCGCGTAGTGCGGGGCGTAACCCGCCACCACCAGCAGGGCGTTGCGCTCCCGGACCGGCACCTCCAGATGCTCGGCCAGCCGCAGCACCATCTCCTCGCTGGGGCGGGAGCGCCCCGTCTCGACGAACGAGATGTGCCGGGCCGAGGAGCGGGCCCGCAGCGCCAGCTCCAGCTGACTGATCCGGCGCCGCTCCCGCCAGCTGCGCAGCAGCGGCCCTACCCCCGTGTCGAGCGCGACAGTTGTCATACGGAGACCGTAACGTCACCGGCACCGCCGACCGGTATCGACCACCAGTGAGGGAGCCGCCCCATGCCCGCCGCACCGCTGCCGCAGAACGAGATCGAGGACCGGCTGCGCGACCTGCCCGGCTGGTCGCTGGAGGGCGACCGGATCGGCCGCACCTACCGCCTGCCCTCGCACGTCGCCGCCGCCGCGTTCACGATGCACATCGCCGCGATCCAGGACGAGCTGGACCACCACAGCGACCTGACGCTCGGCTACAACATCGTCGCCCTGTCGGTGAACTCCCACGACGCGGGCGGCAAGGTCACCGAGAAGGACCTCGGCCTGGCCGCCCGCGTCACCGCGGTGGCGCCGGGCCACGGGGCGAAGTAGCGCCCGCCTCTCAGGGCGCGGCGCCGAAGCCGGGGTGCGCGGCGAGCCAGCGCGTATAGCTCTCGCTGCGCTCCACCGCCTGGGTGTACGCCGCCCGGGTGTGCCCGCTCACGGCTCCGGCCGCCGCAGACGCGGCGGCCGAGCGCGGGTGCCGCCCCAGCAGATGGCGCCAGCTGAGCGGCGCCCCGCCGATCGGACGGGTGACCACGCCCGGGGTCGGCGGGAAGGTCGCCCGGCACAGCCCGACCGCCCGCCCCACCTGGACGAGATGGACGACGGACGTGGTGTCCGTCTCGTACACCGACGCCGGGCTGAAACCGGCACGGGCGCACGCCGCCACGAAACAGTCCGCGAAGCAGCCGTCACCCGGCACGTCCGCCCAGCACTCCTCCGCCAGCTCGGACAGCTCCAACTCGTCCCGGCCCGCCAGTGGATGGGTCTCCGGCAGCATCACGAAGACCGGATCGATCCCGATGAGCTGCCACTCCAGCCGGTCCGCGTCCGGCGGCGCGCTCTCTCCGCAGGTCCCGATGAGCGCGAAGTCCAGCCGCCCGTCGACCAGTTGCGAGGCCAGCTCGGCCACCGACCAGGAGGTGTACGTGGACACCGGCGCGGCCGGGTACGCGGCGGCCAGCCGGTCGACGAGCCCGCCGAGCAGCGGGCCGTGCGTGCCGCCCAGCCGGAACCGCTCCACGGTCCCCCTCGCGTTGGCGAACCGCACCGCCTCCTCCTGGAGTTCGCTGACGGCGGGCAGCACCACCCGGGCTCGCTCCAGCACCAGTTCGCCCAGCGGGGTCGCCCGCGCGCCCGTGTGGTCCCGGACGAACAGCGGGCCGCCGAGCGCCCTCTCGATCCGGCGCAGCTGTGCGCTGAGCGCGGGCTGCGCGAGGCCCAGCACGGTGGCGGCCTTGGTCAGGCTGCCGGTGTCGGCGATGGCACGTACCGTTCGCAGATGCCGCAACTCCAGCTCCATCAGCGCACGTTATGGTGCCCGTGGCCCCACGGCAATACGTTGGTGGTTTAGACCTGTAGTTCGGACACCCGCACGCCCGACCATGGCCTGGAGTCGCCCCCGATGATCCTGGACTACGACCAAGAGGCCGCCGTCTACGACGCCACGCGCGGCGGGCTGCCGCGTGCCGAGGCGGCGGCCGCCGCCGTGCTCGGCCTGGTGCCGGACACGGCCCGCTCCCTGCTGGACATCGGCTGCGGCACGGGCCTGGTCACCGGGCGGATCGCCGCCGGCCGCCCCGGACTCCGGGTGACCGGGTCGGACGCCTCGCGCGGCATGGCCCGCGTCGCCCGGGACCGCGTCGGCGCCGTCGTGCTCGCCGACGCCCGCCGGCTGCCCCTGCCCGGCGCCGCTGTGGACGCGGTCTGTGCCGTCTGGCTGCTGCATTTGCTGCGCGAGGAGGGCGCGGTACGGGCGGTGGTGGCCGAGGCGGCGCGGGTGCTGAGGCCGGGCGGGGTGTTCGTCACCACCGTGGACAAGGACACCTGCCACGACGTGGGCAGCGACATCGACGAGGCGTTCACCCCGTACCTGGTGCCGGCCCCGTCCGACGGTACGGACCTGGTCGTCGCGTACGCGGCCGAAGCCGGTCTGGAGGCTGCCGGGGAGGCGTTCTTCCCCGGCCACGGGCAGGGGCGCACCCCGCGGAGGGCGGCGGGCGCCGTGCGCCGGGGCTACTACGCCTCGCGCCTGGTCCTGCCGGGCGAGGCCGCCGAAGACCTTGCCCGGACCCTGGAATCGCTCCCGGACCAGGAACGGCGGCGCGCCGACCCGGAGTACCGGCTGCTGGCCTTCCGCCGCCGGGCGGACGGCTGAGCCGGGGCGACGGCCGACGAACGGGCCGTCGCCCCGCCGCGCTACGGCCGTACGCTCCAGAAGCCCTCCCGGGCCGCCTCCTCCGCGAACTCCGTGAACGACTTCGGGTCGCGGCCGAGCGCACGCTTCACACCGTCCGTGACCGCCGCGTTGTGCCCGTCGAGCAGCGAGGTGAACAGCCCCGCCAGAAAGGCCGCTTCCTCCCTCGGCGCACCGAACCCGACCAGCATCTCCTCGTACTCGGCGCCCGTCAGCGCCACATAGCGGACCTCGCGGCCCGTCGCCGCGGCGATCTCGGCGGCCACCTCGGTGAAGGTCAGCGCCCGGGGGCCGGTCAGTTCCACGACCGAGCCCGCGACGCCCTCCCCGCACAGCGCGGCAGCCGCCACATCGGCCAGGTCGTCCGCGTCGACGAACGGCTCGGCGGTGTCGCCCGCCGGGAACACCAGCTCCCCGCCGAGCACCCCGTCCAGCAGGGCGCCCTCGCTGAAGTTCTGGGTGAAGAACGCCGAGCGCACCACCGTCAGTTCGGCGTCCCCGGCCGCAGCGCGCAGCGCCTCCTCCGCGACCACCGCGTCCGGCTCGCCCCGCCCCGAGAGCAGCACCAGCCGGCGCACCCCGCACCGCCGCGCCACCTCCCCGAACGCGGTCATGGCCGCGGGCGCCGTGGGCGCTCCCAGGTCGGGGACGTACGCGACGTAAGCCGCCTCCGCACCGCTCAGCGCCGCCTCCCATCCCGACTCGTCCGCCCAGTCGAAGGGGATCTCGCTCCGGCGCGAGCCCACCCGCACCGGTACGCCCCGCGCGGTCAGCCGCTCGACCACCCGGCGCCCCGTCTTGCCCGTCCCGCTCGTCACCAGCACCGGGCCCGTGCCGGCGGATTCCTGTGTCGTGTTGCGCGTCTCTTCCGTCATGACCCCAGGTTCCCCCGGGCCCTCCCGCCGCCTCCATCCCCAAGGCTCTCGGCTCCCTACGCCTGCGTCTACGCTGCTGCTCATGGACGCACTGGCCGAACTGTTGGACGGGCCGCGGGCCCGCGGGGCGTTACTTCTGCGGATGGTGATGGAGCCGCCCTGGTCGGTCCGGATCGAGGACCGCGCCCCTCTCTGCCTCATGGCCGTGACCGGCGGCGAGGCGTGGATCGTGCCCGAAGGGGACACCGAACCCGTGCTGCTGCGCCCCGGCGATCTGGCCGTGGCCCGGGGCCCGGAGCCGTACACCGTCGCCGACCGCCCGGACACCGAACCCCGTGCCCGCATCGGCCCCGGCGGCAGCTGCGCCACGCTGCGCGGCGAACCGCTCGCCCAGTCCATGGAGTTGGGCGTACGGACCTGGGGCAACGCCCTCGACGGCTCGGCCGCCGTGCTCGTCGGCACCTACCTCCTGGACGGTGAGATCAGCGGCCGGCTGCTCGACGCCCTGCCCCCGCTGCTCGTCCTGCCGGCCGGTGGCCGCACCGGCCCGATCCTCGCCCTGCTGGGCGACGAGATCGCGCGCGACGAGCCGGGCCAGAGCCTGATGCTCGACCGGCTCCTGGACCTCCTCCTCGTCGACGCGCTGCGCACCTGGTTCTCCCGGCCGGGCGCCGAACCCCCGGCCTGGTACGTGGCCATGGGCGACCCCGTCGTCGGCCAGGCGCTGCGCCTGCTGCACGACGAGCCGGCGCACCCCTGGACGGTCGCCGGGCTGGCCGCGAAGGCCGGCGTCTCGCGGGCCGCGCTCGCCCGGCGGTTCACCGAGCTGGTGGGGGAGCCCCCGATGGCGTATCTCACCGGCCGCCGCCTCGCCGTCGCGGCCGACCTGCTGCGGGAGACCGACGCGACCGTGGAGTCCGTCGCCCGCAAGGTCGGCTACAGCCAGGCGTTCGCGTTCAGCACCGCCTTCAAGCGCGTACGGGGTGTCAGCCCGCAGGAGTACCGCAAGGGCGGCGGCTTGCCGGAACAGCAAGGAACTTTGCGCGGGGAGCGGGGTGTGGTGACGCTGGACTCATGAGCAACCACTCCGGCCACGGACACCACCACGACGGCCACCAGGGCCTGCACCACGAGCGCCCCGCGCACGGGCACCACCACGGCGGGACCGAACCCGACTGGGACGTCATGGCCCCGCTCCTGGAGCGGAACGCCGAACTCAGCAGCGCGCAGTACACCGAGGCGGCGCGCTGGATCGCCGCCCTGCCCCACGCGCCGAAGGTCCGCAGGGTGCTCGACATCGGCGCAGGCCCCGGCGTCGTCGCCTGCCTCCTCGCCGAGGTCTTCCCCGAAGCGGAGGTCGTCGCCGTCGACGGCACCCCCGCCCTCCTGGAGCGCACCCGGGAACGCGCACGGCGGCTCGGGCTCGACGACCGCGTCACCACCCTGCACGCCACCCTCCCCGAAGGGCTCCCCGGGCTGGGCGAGGCCGACCTGATCTGGGCCGGCAACACCCTGCACCACATGGGCGACCAGCGCGCCGCCCTGGCCGGATTCGGCGAGCTGCTGCGCCCCGGCGGCATCGTCGCCCTCGTGGAGGGGGGACTCCAGCCCCGGCAGCTCCCGCGCGACCTCGGCTTCGGCAGGCCCGGACTCGAGGCGCGGATGGAGGCCGCCGAGGCGGAACTCTTCCAGCAGATGCGCGCCGAACTGCCCGACGCCCGGCGCGAGGTGGAGGACTGGGCCGCCCTGTTCGGCGCCGCCGGGCTCACCCCCCAGGGCACCCGCAGCTTCCTGCTCGACCTGCCCGCACCGCTCGCGGACGCCGCACGCGAACAGGTCGTCGCGGACTTCACCCGCCGCAGCGGCGGGCTGCGCGACCACCTCGACACCGAGGACCTCGCCGTGCTCGACCGGCTCCTGGACCCCGAGGACCCGGCCGGACTGCACCACCGCCCCGATGTCTTCCTGCTCCTGGCCCGCACCCTCCACCTGGGCCGGCGCGCCTGAGCCGTTTTCCGTACACAGCGAAACCGCCGCCCAGGCTCGCGAACGAGCGGGGCGGCGGTTCCGTGAGGCGTGGCGGTCAGGCGCCGGCGTTGAACTCGCCCGGGTTCGGTCCGAGCCGCTTGCCCTCGTCCAGCGCCGCGAAAGCGGCCAGGTCGTCGGCGTCCAGCTCGAAGTCGAACACGTCGATGTTCTCCGCGATCCGCGACGGCGTCACGGACTTCGGGATCACCACATGGCCCGTCTGCAGGTGCCAGCGGAGCACCGCCTGCGCGGGCGTACGGCCGTGCTTGCGGGCGACCGCGAGGACGGTGGGGACCTCCAGCAGGCCCTTGCCGGAGCCCAGCGGCGACCACGCCTCGGTGAGGATGCCGTGCTGGGCGTGCAGGGCGCGGGACTCGGCCTGCTGAAGCTGCGGGTGCAGCTCGATCTGGTTGAGCACCGGCACCACCGAGGTCTCACCGAGCAGACGCTCCAGGTGCTCCGGGAGGAAGTTCGAGACCCCGATGGCCTTCGCGCGGCCGTCGGCGTAGATCTTCTCGAACGCGCGGTAGGTGTCCACGTACGCGTCCTTGACCGGCACCGGCCAGTGGATCAGGTACAGGTCGACGTAGTCGAGGCCCAGCTTCTCCAGCGAGGCGTCGAAGGCGCGCAGCGTCGAGTCGTAACCCTGCTCGCTGTTCCACAGCTTCGTGGTCACGAACAGCTCGTCGCGGGCGACACCGGAGGCGGCGATGGCCTTGCCCGTACCCGTCTCGTTCTGGTAGATCGCGGCGGTGTCGATGCTGCGGTACCCGGACTCGATGGCGGTGGCGACCGCCTTCGTCGCCTCGTCGTCCGGCACCTGCCAGACTCCGAACCCGAGCTGGGGCATCTCGACGCCGTTGTTGAGGGTGAGGGAGGGGACCTGGCTCACGAGCAGAGCATCCTTACGTTGAGGGGTGGGACTCCCCACGTCAACGATCAAGACCGCCCGCCCATTCCCGGTGGCCCCGCCCAATCGTCGGGTCAGCGGTACAGCGCGTCCACCTCGGTCTCGTACGCCGCCTCGATCGCCTTGCGCTTCAGCTTCAGCGAGGGTGTGAGCAGCCCGTGCTGCTCGCTGAACTGGTGCGCCAGGATGCGGAACGTACGGATGGACTCGGCCTGCGAGACCGCGGTGTTCGCCGCGACCACCGCCCGGCGCACCTCCATCTCCAGGTCCGGGTCGCGCACCAGCTCGCCCGGTGACAGCGGCTGCCGCCCCTGCATCGTGAGCCAGTGGTCCACGGCCTCCTGGTCGACGGTGACCAGCGCGGCGACATAGGGCCGGTCGTTGCCGACCACGATGCACTGCGCCACCAGCGGATGCGCCCGCACCCGCTCCTCCAGGGCGGCCGGTGACACGCTCTTGCCGCCGGACGTCACCAGGATCTCCTTCTTCCGCCCGGTGATCGTCAGATAGCCGTCCTCGTCCAGCGACCCCAGGTCCCCGGTGGCCAGCCAGCCGTCGTTGAGCACCGCGTCGGTGGCCTTCGGGTCGCCGAGATACCCGCCGAACACATGGCTCCCGTGCACCCACACCTCGCCGTCCTCCGCGATGTGCAGGGTCGTGCCGGGGATCGGCTGCCCGACCGTCCCGTACCGGGTGCGCTCCGGGGGATTCGCGGTCGCCGCCGCCGTCGTCTCGGTCAGCCCGTACCCCTCGTACACCGTCACCCCGGCGCCCGCGAAGAACAGCCCGAGGCTGCGGTCCATGCCCGAGCCGCCCGACATGGCGTGCCGGATGCGGCCGCCCATCGCCTCGCGGACCTTCTTGTACACGACCTTGTCGAAGAACTGGTGCTGCATCCGCAGCCCCGCCGAAGGGCCCGGCCCGGTGCCGAACGCCCGCGCCTCCATCGCCTCCGCGTACTTCACCGCGATGTCCACGGCCTTGTCGAACGGCCCGGCCCTGCCCTCGGCCTCGGCCTTGCGCCGGGCCGCGTTGAAGACCTTCTCGAAGATGTACGGGACCGCCAGGATGAACGTGGGCCGGAACGAGACCAGGTCCGGCATCAGGGCCTTCGCCGACAGCTCCGGTTGGTGCCCGAGCTTGACCCGGCCCCGGATCGCGGTGACCTCCACCATCCGCCCGAAGACGTGCGCCAGCGGCAGGAAGAGCAGCGTCGCCGCCTCGTCACCCGGTCTGGAGTGGAAGACCGACTCCCAGCGCGAGGCCATGGTGTCCGTCTCGAACATGAAATTGGCGTGTGTGAGGACACAGCCCTTGGGACGGCCCGTGGTGCCCGAGGTGTAGATGATGGTCGCCACCGACTCCGGGGTGACCGCCCGCCGGTGCCGGTGCACCACCTCGTCCTCGACGTGCGCGCCCGCCTCCACCAGCTCCGCCACCGCGCCGGCGTCCAGCTGCCACAGCCGCTTCAGCTGCGGCAGCCGGTCGATGACCGAGGCCACCGTCATCGCGTGGTCCTCGTGCTCCACCATTACCGCCGACACCTCGGCGTCGTGGAGCATCCACAGCACCTGCTCGGCCGAGGACGTCGGGTAGACCGGCACGGACTGGGCGCCGACCGCCCACAGCGCGAAGTCGAACAGGGTCCACTCGTAGCGCGTACGGGACATCAGGGCGACGCGGTCACCGAACCGCACCCCGTGCGCGATCAGCCCCTTGGCCAGCGCCAGCACCTCGTCGCGGAACACGGCCGACGTGATGTCCTGCCAGTGTCCGTCCGCGTCTTTCCGGCCGAGGGCGACCCGGTGCGGCTCTTCTTCGGCATGGTCGAACACCACGTCGGCGAGGCCGCCCACAAGGGGCGCGGCGGCCATGGGTGGGACAGTGAACTCGCGCAATGACCTGCTCCTTGTGGCGCTCCGCACAGCGCCGCGACGCTACCCCACCGGGCGCCGTCGCGGGAGGGTCCGGAGCCGTCCGTACCCCGTGGTATCTGCACTGGTCAGGGGCCGAAATCCGGCCAGATGGGCAAGGCTCGGGCGCGCTTGGGACCGCGGAGTAAGCGGCTCGCACGGGAATCTCCACCGAATCTGTACGCCGCGATCACTGCCGTTACGAGCGGATACGGGGGGATTCGTCCCCGTACGACCGGTCCGGTGGGATCGGTCCGCCCGGCACCGGCCGTCGCGTCACGGGCATTCTCCCCCGCCCGGCGGGCCGTCATGCCTGCTCACACCAACCGTGACGGCGGTAACAGCCCGATGTTCGAATTTCCCGATCGGGGCGCGGCGCGCGCAGGATGGGGCCGGGCACGACACGACCCGAACGGAAGTACACGTGAAGCACCTGAGCCGCCGCATACCGAAGCCGCCGTCCTGGCTGCCGACCGACCCGTACATAGCGGCGCTCATCGGCACCGTCGTCCTCGCCGCGCTGCTGCCGGCCTCGGGCGCGGCCGCCGAGGTGGCCGGCGGTGCCTCCACCGGCGCGGTCGCCCTCCTCTTCTTCCTGTACGGGGCGCGCCTGTCCACCGCCGAGGCCCTGGAGGGACTGCGCCACTGGCGGCTCCACTTCACGGTCCTGGCCTGCACCTTCGTCGTCTTCCCGCTGCTGGGGCTGGCGAGCTGGGGGCTGGTGCCGTACGTCCTGTCACCGCAGCTGCAGAGCGGCTTCCTCTTCCTCTGCCTCGTCCCCTCGACGATCCAGTCGTCGATCGCCTTCACCTCGATCGCCCGGGGCAACGTGCCCGCCGCGATCTGCGCGGGGTCCTTCTCCTCGATCGCCGGCATCTTCCTGACCCCGCTGCTCGCCGCCGCGCTGCTCGGCGACAGCGGCGGCGGGTTCTCCGGCGACGCCCTGCTGAAGATCGGCGTCCAGCTGCTGCTGCCGTTCGTCGCGGGCCGGCTGCTGCGCCGCCGCATCGGCGGGTTCCTCGCCCAGCACCGCGGGGCCCTCGGCCTGGTCGACCGGGGGTCGATCCTGCTCGTCGTCTACACGGCCTTCAGCGAGGGCATGGTCGCCGGCATCTGGCACCAGGTGAGCCCGGCCGGGCTCGGCGCGCTGCTCGCCGCCGAGGCGGTCCTGCTCGCGCTGATGCTCACGGTGACCTGGTACGGGGCGCAGCGGCTCGGCTTCGGGCGCGCGGACCGCATCGCCATCCAGTTCGCCGGCTCCAAGAAGAGCCTGGCCGCCGGGCTGCCCATGGCGAGCGTCCTGTTCGGCGCGCACGCGAGCCTCGCCGTGCTGCCGCTGATGCTCTTCCACCAGATGCAGCTCATGGTCTGCGCGGTGATCGCCCGGCGGCGCGCCCGCGACGGTCAGGAGACGGCGTCGCCGGAGGCCGTGCCGGTCGGCTGACCGGAGTCCAGCGCGATGCGGTGCTCGCCCGCGTACACGTTCATCGAGGGCCCCCGCAGGAAGCCGACCAGCGTCAGTCCCGTCTCGGCGGCCAGGTCCACGGCCAGCGACGAGGGCGCCGAGACGGCCGCCAGCACGGGGATGCCGGCCATCACCGCCTTCTGCGCCAGCTCGAACGAGGCCCGTCCGGACACCAGCAGGACCGAGCGGGACAGCGGCAGCCGCCCGTCCGTCAGCGCCCGGCCCACCAGCTTGTCGACCGCGTTGTGCCGCCCGACGTCCTCCCGGATGTCCATCAGCTCGCCGGTCTCGGAGAACAGCGCCGCCGCGTGCAGCCCCCCGGTCCGGTCGAAGACCCGCTGGGAGGCCCGCAGCCGGTCGGGGAGTGCGGAGAGCAGCGCGGGCTCGATCCGCAGCGGGGGAGTGTCGGCGACCGGGTGGCGGGTCGTGGTGCGGACGGCGTCCAGGCTCGCCTTGCCGCACAGTCCGCAGGAGGACGTCGTGTAGACGTTGCGCTCCAGCGTGATGTCGGGGACCTCGACGCCCGGCGCGAGCCCCACGTCCACCACGTTGTACGTGTTGACCCCCTCGGCGGTCGCGCCGGCGCAGTACACGATCGACCGCACATCGGACCCGTCGCCGATGACCCCCTCGCTGACCAGGAAGCCCGCAGCCAGCGCGAAGTCGTCGCCCGGAGTGCGCATGGTGATCGCGAGCGGTTTCCCGTTCAGCCGGATCTCCAGGGGCTCCTCGGCGACGAGGGTGTCGGGGCGGGTGGAGACGGCCCCGTCCCGGATGCGGATGGTGCGGCGGCGCTCGGTGACCCGTCCCATGACCGTTGGACCCGATTTCTGTGTGTGAGGGGGCCTGATCGGCCCCGGGCGGTGGCTGCGGGGGACCGGCGGCGCACCCCGACGCTGCCATTGTCCAGCACCTGAGACGCGGTGCCGCAACCGGAGGGCCGGTCCCGGACCACCGGCGGGTGGTGTCGAGCCCTCCAAGCCGGAGCCGGTATTCCTGTGGGATCACCTGCCCCCGTACCGGGCGGTAGCGACCAAGACTGGTTGGTTCCTGACAGATGGAGCGAGGGGACCTTTGTTTATGACCGGCTCACGTGTCGTGGCGCTCGGCCACTACCAGCCTGCCAAGGTGCTCACCAACCATGACCTCGCGGCCATGGTCGACACCAGTGACGAGTGGATCACCAGCCGCGTCGGCATCAGGACCCGCCACATCGGCG is a genomic window of Streptomyces sp. NBC_00708 containing:
- a CDS encoding LysR family transcriptional regulator — encoded protein: MELELRHLRTVRAIADTGSLTKAATVLGLAQPALSAQLRRIERALGGPLFVRDHTGARATPLGELVLERARVVLPAVSELQEEAVRFANARGTVERFRLGGTHGPLLGGLVDRLAAAYPAAPVSTYTSWSVAELASQLVDGRLDFALIGTCGESAPPDADRLEWQLIGIDPVFVMLPETHPLAGRDELELSELAEECWADVPGDGCFADCFVAACARAGFSPASVYETDTTSVVHLVQVGRAVGLCRATFPPTPGVVTRPIGGAPLSWRHLLGRHPRSAAASAAAGAVSGHTRAAYTQAVERSESYTRWLAAHPGFGAAP
- a CDS encoding helix-turn-helix transcriptional regulator, which codes for MTTVALDTGVGPLLRSWRERRRISQLELALRARSSARHISFVETGRSRPSEEMVLRLAEHLEVPVRERNALLVVAGYAPHYAETALDDPAMGALRDGLDRLLRGYEPYPAFVVDGTYTVVAANQGMTRLLEGVPDHLLAPPLNAMRLTLHPEGLAPRIRNLRAWRADLLAQMERQIALVRSAELRALYEEVAGYPLPAAPDGERDGQPPSASVPFALPLVIEHDGRVLSFVASIATFNTPMDVTVAELAIETLLPADPDTAAYLRSLMP
- a CDS encoding class I SAM-dependent methyltransferase, with protein sequence MLDYDQEAAVYDATRGGLPRAEAAAAAVLGLVPDTARSLLDIGCGTGLVTGRIAAGRPGLRVTGSDASRGMARVARDRVGAVVLADARRLPLPGAAVDAVCAVWLLHLLREEGAVRAVVAEAARVLRPGGVFVTTVDKDTCHDVGSDIDEAFTPYLVPAPSDGTDLVVAYAAEAGLEAAGEAFFPGHGQGRTPRRAAGAVRRGYYASRLVLPGEAAEDLARTLESLPDQERRRADPEYRLLAFRRRADG
- a CDS encoding 4a-hydroxytetrahydrobiopterin dehydratase; the encoded protein is MPAAPLPQNEIEDRLRDLPGWSLEGDRIGRTYRLPSHVAAAAFTMHIAAIQDELDHHSDLTLGYNIVALSVNSHDAGGKVTEKDLGLAARVTAVAPGHGAK
- the secD gene encoding protein translocase subunit SecD, which codes for MTRATTVRAVLAAAVLLVSVLITLTMSPRLGLDLQGGTRMVLQAEDSDTAKADRESTDRTLEVLRRRIDSLGVTEPVLTRSGEDRIIVELPDVQDPRKAAEVIGKTAQLTFHAVQGPGEADKDGKGLTLPDEQGRQLALGPAALSGAGVKEASASFDAQQGAGWTVSLDFHKDAGRDWTRLTGEAACHPVQDERRRVAIVLDNKVISSPQVSPTVSCGAGLPSGSTQITGSFSADEARELALLIEGGALPVPVEIVEQRTVGPTLGAAAIDASARAALIGAAATALFITIVYRLFGALAAVALGAYGVISYAALVGLGVTLTLPGLAGFVLAIGMAVDANVLVFERAREEYAGRPGKSLRSSLTAGFKGAWTAVADSNVTTLIAAGLLFFLGSGPVKGFGVTLAIGVLASMFSALVIARALTEIAARSRFVADYRGVNGIAIPGRVRTWLTRREPQVMRFPRRWLTVSAVLIAVAVAGIVVRGVNFGVEFTGGRLVEYSTSRPVDVETARTALAGAGFGDAEVTTAGAGDISVRTGELDNDDEHALRAALAAEGGETTKVRDELIGPSLGDELRRNALIALAIAVLVQLGYLAIRFRWTFAVASVGALVHDVIILIGAFAWLGRTVDGIFLAALLTVIGYSVNDSVVVFDRVRELWAKARRKPLAEVANRAVLQTVPRTVNTGMGALFILTALAVLGGDSLEDFALALLIGIVVGTYSSVMIAVPAALLLERTSKVPPPARTRAPRAGRGAGRRDPHDNGARV